A single window of Rhizobium sp. CCGE531 DNA harbors:
- a CDS encoding ABC transporter ATP-binding protein: MAPQDRLTTLLNRPSAPLLRVEGLSVAYGANRVVTDVGFELARGKGLALIGESGSGKSTIARAVLRLLPGTGHAAGRVEFDGQELLGLPERHFRPFRGRKIGFVPQDPGNSLNPVRTIGAQAMEAAALLDEPDKVVRKALVLETFAEVGLDNPQRVYDSYPHQLSGGMLQRVLIGLAVLPRPSLLVADEPTSALDVTIQKRILDLLSKLQEELQISLLLITHDLAIAAERADALVVLKDGAIKEAGSTAAVFAAPSSSYAKKLHGDVPSLNPDRYRPLREPGFRLLGDARKKTPKIEVSGVTKSFTVDGKVLTAVNDVSFDVQAGTTHALVGESGSGKTTAIRLLLGLEQPDTGRIAVGGEQVNGRSPGQLRAVWRHLQLVYQNPFTSLDPTWNVEKLVREPLDRFKIGTHQERALAVRKAFADVGLAEHLLSRKPAALSGGQRQRVAIARSLVLKPDVIVLDEPTSALDVSVQADIVEVLLSLQVKLGLTYIFVSHDLALVRQLAHTVSVMQHGCIVEHGTVGEIFDTPRQPYTRSLLESIPSGAARFARSQHQQHRQIFHEEKIA; encoded by the coding sequence GTCGGCTTCGAGCTTGCACGCGGCAAGGGACTCGCGTTGATCGGCGAATCCGGATCGGGCAAATCGACAATCGCCCGCGCCGTCTTGCGGCTGCTGCCCGGTACGGGACACGCCGCCGGCCGCGTCGAATTCGACGGCCAGGAACTTCTGGGGCTTCCGGAGCGCCACTTCCGCCCATTCAGAGGCCGCAAGATCGGCTTTGTGCCGCAGGATCCGGGCAACTCCCTGAACCCGGTTCGCACGATCGGCGCACAGGCAATGGAAGCCGCGGCACTTCTGGACGAACCGGACAAGGTGGTACGCAAGGCGCTCGTCCTGGAGACATTCGCTGAGGTCGGGCTCGACAATCCCCAGCGCGTCTACGATTCCTACCCCCATCAGCTCTCCGGCGGCATGCTCCAGCGCGTCTTGATCGGCCTTGCGGTTCTGCCGCGTCCGTCGCTGCTCGTCGCAGACGAGCCGACCTCTGCGCTCGATGTGACGATCCAGAAGCGCATTCTCGACCTCCTGTCGAAGTTGCAGGAGGAGCTGCAGATCAGCCTTCTCCTGATCACGCATGACCTGGCGATCGCCGCCGAGCGCGCCGATGCTCTCGTCGTTCTCAAGGACGGCGCCATCAAGGAAGCCGGCAGTACTGCTGCGGTATTTGCAGCCCCCTCCTCGTCCTATGCCAAAAAGCTCCATGGCGATGTGCCGTCACTCAATCCGGACCGCTACCGGCCATTGCGGGAGCCTGGCTTCCGGCTTCTTGGCGACGCGCGCAAGAAGACACCGAAGATCGAGGTCAGCGGGGTGACGAAAAGTTTCACCGTCGACGGCAAGGTTCTGACAGCCGTCAACGACGTATCATTCGATGTTCAGGCCGGCACGACCCATGCGCTCGTCGGCGAATCCGGATCTGGAAAGACGACGGCGATCCGGCTTCTGCTCGGGCTGGAGCAACCCGACACTGGAAGGATCGCGGTCGGCGGCGAGCAGGTCAACGGCCGCTCGCCCGGGCAATTGCGGGCTGTCTGGCGGCACCTGCAGCTCGTCTACCAGAACCCCTTCACATCGCTTGATCCGACCTGGAATGTCGAGAAACTCGTGCGCGAGCCGCTGGACCGCTTCAAGATCGGAACACATCAGGAGCGGGCGCTCGCGGTGCGCAAGGCGTTTGCGGACGTCGGGTTGGCGGAGCATCTTTTGTCCCGCAAGCCCGCCGCCTTGTCCGGCGGCCAGCGCCAGCGCGTCGCCATTGCCCGGTCGCTTGTCCTGAAACCCGATGTGATCGTCCTCGACGAGCCGACCTCCGCGCTCGACGTCAGTGTTCAGGCCGACATTGTCGAGGTGCTGCTGTCGCTGCAGGTCAAGCTCGGCCTTACCTATATCTTTGTTTCGCACGATCTGGCTCTCGTGCGCCAGCTTGCCCACACGGTATCGGTGATGCAGCACGGATGCATCGTCGAGCATGGCACCGTCGGTGAGATCTTCGACACGCCCCGCCAGCCCTATACGCGCTCGCTGCTGGAATCGATCCCGTCGGGAGCGGCACGTTTTGCACGCTCCCAGCATCAGCAACACCGGCAGATCTTCCACGAGGAAAAGATCGCATGA
- a CDS encoding LLM class flavin-dependent oxidoreductase, with translation MNLIAPAMTQSASFRPKKRLGFNTRVSFNDETGAAHALREGIELFKAAEGLGYQSGWAYQRHFDHYLSSPLPFFAAAGQHTSHIVLGSAVIPMRYQDPILLAEAAGTTDLLIGGRLELAISTGSNAAFDAVFGTVETDARTEAKRRQARFLSAISGEVLHTVAGSGQGAAQGSELRVTPHSPTLRSRIRQGSASLGSAIQAAELGIGLIAGTVQHDHDEGESFGDYQARCIEAFRAAWRNQRTTEPPPVAVAASILVGTTPELREKYAAYDLERRTQGIAASRPKGALEPSARTNQPPGSQISPVFHGTPDQVIEAVLNDRGLAAADEVVLFLPPAFGLADNIRLLADLAGTIAPNLGWSPGW, from the coding sequence ATGAACCTCATTGCCCCCGCCATGACGCAGTCGGCATCATTCCGCCCGAAGAAGCGGCTTGGTTTCAACACACGCGTGTCGTTCAACGACGAGACCGGCGCGGCCCACGCCTTGCGGGAGGGGATCGAGCTTTTCAAGGCAGCTGAAGGCCTGGGCTATCAGTCGGGCTGGGCCTATCAACGGCATTTCGACCACTATCTGTCCTCGCCGCTCCCCTTCTTCGCTGCGGCGGGCCAGCATACCAGCCATATCGTGCTGGGGTCGGCTGTTATTCCGATGCGCTATCAGGATCCGATCCTGCTGGCGGAAGCCGCAGGCACGACTGATCTCCTGATCGGCGGCCGGCTGGAACTGGCGATCTCGACCGGCTCCAATGCGGCCTTCGATGCCGTCTTCGGTACGGTCGAAACCGATGCCCGGACAGAGGCCAAGCGCCGTCAGGCTCGATTTCTTTCGGCGATCTCGGGCGAGGTCCTACACACCGTCGCAGGATCCGGCCAGGGTGCTGCGCAAGGCAGCGAGCTCAGGGTGACGCCGCACAGTCCGACCCTTCGCTCGCGCATTCGCCAAGGCTCCGCCAGCCTTGGATCGGCAATACAGGCCGCCGAACTCGGCATCGGACTGATCGCCGGAACCGTACAGCACGACCACGACGAGGGCGAGAGCTTCGGAGACTATCAGGCCCGCTGCATCGAGGCCTTTCGCGCCGCCTGGCGCAACCAGCGCACAACCGAGCCGCCGCCTGTTGCCGTGGCGGCCTCGATCCTGGTCGGCACCACGCCGGAGCTTCGCGAAAAATACGCCGCCTATGATCTGGAGCGCCGTACACAGGGGATTGCCGCATCGCGGCCGAAAGGCGCGCTCGAACCGAGCGCGCGGACCAACCAGCCGCCGGGAAGCCAGATCTCGCCGGTTTTTCACGGCACGCCCGATCAGGTTATCGAGGCCGTCCTGAACGACCGTGGCCTTGCCGCCGCCGACGAGGTCGTCCTCTTCCTGCCGCCGGCCTTCGGCCTTGCCGACAATATCCGGCTGCTGGCCGATCTTGCCGGAACTATAGCTCCGAACCTCGGCTGGTCCCCCGGCTGGTAA
- a CDS encoding LLM class flavin-dependent oxidoreductase: protein MSAEFISVSFPNASNDLNPIPDAPVDPRYLERYSRALDDYGFNYTLIPYSSSSFDPFTLGATVLAHTKNIKIIVALRPNTVYPTVAAKSLATLDQLSGGRVVVHFIAGGSDDEQAREGDFLNKEQRYERQEEYIRILRLAWTSTEPFDFDGKYYQFKQFRSAVRPTNGLIPISLGGSSDAAYRIGGSLCDIFGLWGEPLAETKQQIERVYAEAAKAGRTDRPRIWVTFRPIVAETDELAWQKAHRVLDQLKGNREKGLHRAPPSAPRPANIGSQRLLDIAARGDVHDRALWYPTVTATNASGATTALVGSPRTIADSILDYIDLGADLISIRGYDNFNDAVDYGRYILPLVREGIREREEAKKKAAA from the coding sequence ATGTCCGCGGAATTCATCAGCGTCAGCTTTCCCAACGCCTCGAACGATCTCAACCCCATCCCGGACGCTCCGGTCGATCCCCGCTACCTTGAGCGTTATTCACGAGCACTCGATGATTACGGCTTCAACTACACGCTGATCCCCTACTCGTCCTCCTCCTTTGACCCCTTCACCCTTGGCGCCACCGTCCTTGCGCATACCAAGAATATCAAGATCATCGTCGCGCTGCGGCCCAACACCGTCTACCCGACGGTCGCGGCCAAATCGCTTGCCACGCTTGATCAATTGAGCGGCGGGCGTGTCGTCGTCCACTTCATTGCCGGCGGCAGCGATGATGAACAGGCCCGTGAAGGCGACTTCCTCAACAAGGAGCAGCGCTACGAGCGCCAGGAAGAGTATATCCGCATCCTGCGCCTCGCATGGACATCGACAGAGCCCTTCGATTTCGATGGGAAATACTACCAGTTCAAGCAGTTCCGCAGCGCCGTTCGCCCGACGAATGGGCTGATCCCCATCTCGCTCGGTGGATCGTCGGACGCCGCCTACCGGATCGGTGGTTCGCTGTGCGACATCTTCGGACTGTGGGGTGAGCCCTTGGCGGAAACCAAACAGCAGATCGAGCGGGTTTATGCCGAAGCCGCTAAAGCCGGCAGGACCGACCGGCCGCGGATCTGGGTCACCTTCCGACCGATCGTTGCCGAAACCGACGAGCTCGCATGGCAAAAGGCCCACCGGGTGCTCGACCAGCTCAAGGGCAACCGAGAAAAGGGCCTCCATCGGGCTCCGCCCTCGGCCCCTCGCCCCGCCAATATCGGATCGCAGCGACTCCTCGACATCGCTGCGCGCGGCGACGTCCACGATCGTGCCCTTTGGTATCCGACGGTCACGGCGACCAATGCCTCCGGCGCCACCACCGCGCTCGTCGGATCGCCGCGCACGATTGCCGATTCGATCCTGGATTATATCGATCTCGGTGCCGATCTCATCTCCATCCGCGGCTACGACAACTTCAACGATGCCGTCGACTACGGCCGCTACATCCTGCCGCTGGTGCGCGAGGGGATACGCGAACGGGAAGAGGCAAAGAAGAAGGCTGCGGCCTGA
- a CDS encoding acyl-CoA dehydrogenase family protein produces the protein MLTGNTPFDPSLLIATSRALADSAPEADRTGDFPWVGIRAVHQSGLLESTVASRYGGAGATLHEAATILAALGKGDPSVALISAMTIFNHLGQATKGHWPDDLYMSLLSQAKQHPLLLNAARVEPELGSPARGGLPATVARRAASGWSITGAKRFVTGARGLTHFLVWAHTDEAPARVGTFVVPNKLPGIRVIENWNSLGMRASGSHDVEYADVEIPLENVIDLVDPSIAQQDNRAHAAITLALTALYLGVAEAAQDAFIRFAHERVPTNLGHPIARTERFVTLSGEIDLLVSGARQIIFGALSDKHADAETHMRARLIAGRQLRDAVQVAVRGIGNPGLGSELGLERHFRDIQSVLVHAPQEDTSISILGRAAFEHWKSEKDTPSAPPVNLTVLKTA, from the coding sequence ATGCTTACGGGTAACACGCCTTTCGATCCAAGCTTGTTGATCGCCACGAGCCGCGCTCTTGCAGACTCGGCCCCCGAGGCAGACCGGACGGGGGATTTCCCATGGGTAGGCATTCGTGCGGTTCATCAAAGCGGCCTGCTCGAAAGCACCGTCGCCTCGAGATATGGGGGCGCCGGCGCAACCCTCCACGAGGCTGCAACGATACTGGCGGCACTAGGCAAAGGCGATCCATCGGTCGCGCTCATCAGTGCGATGACGATCTTCAACCATCTCGGACAGGCAACAAAAGGCCATTGGCCTGACGATCTCTACATGAGCTTGCTTTCGCAGGCCAAGCAGCATCCGCTGCTTCTCAACGCCGCGCGCGTCGAACCGGAACTCGGTTCGCCCGCGCGCGGCGGCCTGCCGGCCACTGTTGCCCGTCGTGCCGCCTCCGGCTGGTCGATCACCGGCGCTAAGCGTTTCGTCACCGGCGCGCGCGGTCTGACACATTTCCTGGTCTGGGCGCACACGGACGAAGCGCCCGCCCGCGTTGGGACATTCGTCGTGCCGAACAAGCTCCCGGGCATTCGCGTCATCGAGAACTGGAACAGCCTTGGCATGCGCGCCTCCGGCTCTCACGATGTCGAATATGCCGATGTCGAAATCCCGCTCGAGAATGTCATCGATCTCGTCGATCCATCCATTGCCCAGCAGGACAACCGCGCCCATGCGGCAATCACGCTCGCGCTGACCGCACTCTATCTGGGGGTAGCCGAAGCTGCACAGGACGCGTTCATCCGCTTCGCTCACGAGCGAGTTCCGACGAACCTCGGCCATCCGATCGCGCGCACCGAGCGCTTCGTGACGCTCTCCGGCGAAATCGACCTGCTGGTCTCCGGTGCCCGACAGATCATCTTCGGCGCCCTGAGCGACAAGCATGCCGATGCCGAAACGCACATGAGGGCCCGGCTGATCGCCGGGCGGCAACTGCGCGACGCAGTCCAGGTTGCTGTCCGCGGCATCGGCAATCCCGGCCTCGGGAGCGAGCTGGGGCTGGAGCGCCACTTCCGCGACATTCAGTCGGTGCTCGTCCATGCCCCGCAGGAAGACACATCCATTTCCATTCTCGGGCGCGCAGCCTTCGAACATTGGAAGAGCGAAAAGGACACGCCGTCGGCCCCTCCGGTCAATCTCACCGTATTGAAAACGGCCTGA
- a CDS encoding TetR/AcrR family transcriptional regulator, whose protein sequence is MAKTKTDMHEALMTAAKATVQARGYNALSFRELAKEVGIKSASVHYHFPTKGDLGAALARRYTEEGAAYLAELLATPEDATWCMDKYTAIFRSALANDNRMCLCGIMSAELDDLPTEVRTEVDKFAVMNVGWLAKVLSRVKPSASDQDLQEHAMAIFAAIEGAQLVARGCRDIGIYDRTIRSYRAAGLIP, encoded by the coding sequence ATGGCTAAAACCAAAACTGATATGCACGAGGCGCTGATGACCGCCGCAAAGGCGACGGTGCAGGCGCGCGGCTACAATGCACTCAGCTTTCGTGAGCTTGCCAAAGAGGTCGGGATCAAAAGTGCGAGCGTGCACTATCATTTTCCGACCAAGGGTGACCTTGGCGCCGCCTTGGCGCGTCGCTATACCGAGGAAGGGGCAGCCTATCTCGCTGAGCTCCTGGCGACGCCCGAAGATGCGACGTGGTGCATGGACAAATACACGGCGATCTTCCGCTCTGCCCTGGCCAACGACAATCGCATGTGTCTGTGTGGCATCATGAGTGCCGAACTTGACGATCTTCCCACAGAGGTTCGGACCGAGGTTGACAAATTCGCCGTCATGAACGTCGGTTGGCTTGCCAAGGTGCTCTCGCGGGTAAAGCCTTCAGCGAGCGACCAGGACCTGCAGGAGCATGCGATGGCAATTTTCGCAGCCATCGAGGGCGCCCAGCTGGTCGCGCGCGGCTGCAGGGATATCGGCATCTATGACCGGACGATCCGATCCTATCGGGCGGCAGGTCTTATCCCGTGA
- a CDS encoding glutathione S-transferase, whose amino-acid sequence MKIFDRPGFPNPARIRIVLAEKGLEQQVEFVSVDLIAAEHKRSAFLEKNPSGVLPVLQLDDGTYISEATAITEYLDNLDGDPRLTGKTPKEKAVIHMMQKRAETELLDAVGNYFHHATPGLGAELQAFKSPEWAGRQNWGNRQRDKALAGMRYFDGVLQDQSFVAGDVFSMADITVFAGLMFADAAGIAIPEDHSALNSWRAKVSELPSVKNRSGQMFVAEDLRRLGF is encoded by the coding sequence ATGAAAATCTTCGATCGCCCCGGCTTTCCCAATCCGGCTCGCATCCGCATCGTCCTCGCCGAGAAGGGGCTCGAACAGCAGGTCGAGTTCGTCTCCGTCGACCTCATCGCCGCCGAACACAAGCGGTCGGCCTTTCTTGAAAAGAACCCGTCCGGCGTGCTGCCGGTCCTTCAGCTCGACGATGGGACCTACATCAGTGAAGCAACGGCCATCACCGAGTATCTCGACAATCTCGATGGCGATCCGCGGCTCACGGGCAAGACGCCGAAGGAAAAGGCCGTTATCCACATGATGCAGAAGCGGGCGGAAACCGAGCTGCTCGATGCGGTCGGCAACTACTTCCATCACGCGACGCCGGGCCTCGGCGCCGAGCTGCAGGCGTTCAAGAGCCCGGAATGGGCCGGCCGTCAGAACTGGGGCAATCGCCAGCGCGATAAAGCGCTAGCCGGCATGAGGTATTTCGACGGGGTGTTGCAGGACCAGTCGTTCGTTGCCGGCGATGTGTTCTCGATGGCCGACATCACGGTGTTTGCCGGGCTGATGTTCGCCGACGCCGCCGGCATTGCCATCCCTGAAGATCATTCCGCGCTCAATTCCTGGCGCGCAAAGGTCTCTGAGTTGCCGAGCGTCAAGAATCGCAGCGGGCAGATGTTCGTCGCCGAGGATCTGCGTAGGCTTGGCTTCTAA
- a CDS encoding DUF4189 domain-containing protein, giving the protein MGYQICFPSVMWRVERVQGIVTIMKSIVRIVLLTAFATTAIAGGALAGDSKWGAFAVDSSDKTKEPYYGVGGGDTEKEASDYAMKFCNEEGGKDCTLAMTYEQCGALASDGKSIGWGKAPTKKKAEEQSIQGCDGDSCKIVASDCN; this is encoded by the coding sequence ATGGGCTATCAGATATGCTTTCCATCGGTCATGTGGCGGGTGGAACGTGTTCAAGGGATCGTCACCATTATGAAAAGCATCGTTAGAATCGTCCTTCTTACCGCCTTCGCCACGACCGCTATTGCCGGTGGCGCGCTCGCTGGCGACAGCAAGTGGGGCGCATTTGCAGTTGATTCATCGGACAAGACCAAGGAGCCCTATTACGGCGTCGGTGGTGGTGACACGGAAAAGGAAGCTTCCGACTATGCCATGAAGTTCTGCAACGAAGAAGGTGGCAAAGACTGCACACTCGCCATGACCTACGAACAGTGCGGGGCGCTAGCGTCGGACGGTAAGTCGATCGGCTGGGGTAAGGCTCCGACGAAGAAGAAAGCAGAGGAGCAGTCGATCCAGGGCTGCGATGGCGACAGCTGCAAGATTGTGGCCTCGGACTGCAACTGA
- a CDS encoding DUF805 domain-containing protein, producing the protein MKKLLFTFQGRITRKKMWLAVLIHIIAAAVVGLVFTLLWSVIPGSISEDGTYHVEGAAAVPYIVLGLAYVIFSVWSGLAVAVKRLHDRNKSGWFFLIQFVPLIGSVWYLVEVLLLKGTTGSNRFGEDAIAA; encoded by the coding sequence ATGAAAAAACTTCTTTTTACATTCCAGGGCCGCATCACCCGCAAGAAGATGTGGCTCGCGGTGCTTATTCACATTATCGCCGCTGCCGTTGTTGGCCTTGTTTTCACGCTCCTTTGGTCCGTGATTCCCGGCTCCATCAGCGAGGATGGCACGTACCACGTTGAAGGGGCCGCAGCCGTTCCCTATATCGTGCTTGGCCTTGCCTATGTCATCTTCAGCGTTTGGTCGGGTCTTGCCGTCGCCGTCAAGCGACTACATGACCGTAACAAGTCTGGCTGGTTCTTCTTAATCCAGTTCGTCCCGCTGATTGGTAGCGTCTGGTATCTGGTGGAGGTCCTGCTTCTAAAGGGCACCACGGGCTCGAACCGTTTTGGCGAGGACGCGATCGCCGCCTGA